TATGTAGAAAGACAATGCAAAAGTTGCCATGATAGACCCCAAATATTGGTGCAATTAGCCCTTTAAACTTTTACTAGAGCAAATTAACCCCTTTTGTTTTAGTGAATGTGCAATTAAGCCCGATTAACAATTTTCAGTCAATTACTCGTTGGAAAAGAGTTACATGGCATTGGAAAAATGGCTATTATTTAGGTTTTGTTACGCCAATTTTTATGTGCTTCTTCTCCTCCTTGGTATCTTCGTTCTAGATTTATTCCTTTGAAGACAATCATATCTACCCATCTACTACTATATATGTAGCAACTTTTTGTAGCAAAATCAACACCATAAGGAAAAATAAAGAACCCCCTATAGGACAAGCTTATACAACTTTCAAGAACGAACTTTTGCTAGCTGCTGTTACTCTTTCAATTAGAAATGGTGAATGAGATATGGGAAGTAAGCCTTTACAGTTTAGCAAGAAGTTTGAGGTGAAAGTAGTGGAAAGCCATAAGCGTCTACAAGTGTGAGAGGGAGCCAGAAATGGGGTGAGAGTGGATGAATTAGGCAAAGAGCTAAAACTTACAGTTATAGGTAGGTAGATAAGTGTGAGTTTTTAATCCTTGTTATTTTTACGATGGCATGTTACTCTTTCCCGGCAAGTAACCGACTGAAATTATTAATCGGGTTTAATTTCAAACCCATTAAAACTAAAGAGGTTAATTTGCTACCCTTAAAAGTTAAGGCGCTAAATTGCACAGTCTCAAACATTTGGAGCCTATTTGCCACTTTGCCCGAAATGCACCGACCAGACCAAAGTTAAGTCAAATAGGATAATATTAATGGGATGGAAGGCTGTAGTTTAATAGAAAGTTAGAAACATTTAGGTGGGCGACGTGCCCGCTTAACATAGGTCTGGTGGGTCTTTTTCTGCCAGATTGAGATTTTATTATGTTGTCTAGTTGACATTCACATTGGATCCACTTTGTGTACCCAGTATGCGTGATTGTTACCATACACAATAGTTCAGCTCTGGAGACTAATCTGAGCTGAATTGCAGTTTGATCAATGGAAGGAGTTATGGCATTGACAAGTCCAACCACTATTACTACCAAGCCAACAGTATTCTTACAGCGATTATCCATTAGAAGAGCATGTATATCCATGGATTTCCGACAACGTAATGCATGCTTCATTCGAGCTCAACAGGTTTCCTTTTGCATTTTTACAGCCTAATGCCTTTTCAATCGCGTGTTAGATTTTCAAGTCCTTCGATTGGATATGATAAGGCTGATGACATTAGAGACACTTCATTTAGTTCTATGTTCTGCGATGTATTGAGCTTAATTATGTATATTAAAGGCAGGGGGTAAAATGTGCTCAGCATTCCATTTATTACAATTCTGAATGAAGACGTGGAAGTATTTATTCAAATGATGCCGTGGTTGATCTAGCTTGTTGTCATTGTAATTGTTTGCTTTAGTTGTTTCGAGTCTTTGAAAAGTTAATGAACTGTGCAGAGGCACTGTTTGATCATTTCTATAATTTTGTATAATTGCAAAGCGATGGCTTTTTGTTCAATGAGGTCTGATTCTAAGATTGCTGCCTTTATTTAAGAGGAGTTTCAAAGTGATTTTTTTCTTCCCATTTTATAGTTTCTGTTTGTGGGGTGGGATGGGAAGGTTGGTGTAGAATAGAGTCTTCAACTCTTTACTCGCTTTATGAAAGATTTTAAAAAAATGAAAGGTTTCTACTATCTTCTACAGCACGAAGTTCATCGAGTCGATGCATCCTTTCTATGATTTTCGTAGGCAATGTTCTCAAAGGACCTTTGATTCAAACAAGAAGGTGATCGAGCTTctcttttatttatcattttacatGGCATTTGCTATTAGTGCTGAGTAATACTCTCTTCATCCCATTTTTATTGTTCTCGAGTCTAATAGTCATATACTGTGAACCTTGATTGATTTTTTCTCGCAATATACAAGATTTGGAACTTTTTAATGATATGTACTATGGCAGAATAGTTTTGATAAATTTGAAGTTGACAAATTTGGCACTGCATTTCTACATATATTTGGATAAATTTATGGTGAAAGTGGACATTGGTTGACATTCAAAGTCATATGGGGGAATTAATATGGGATGGAAGTAGTACATGCTATATCAAATCACTGATCATCCATTGGCATGAAGCTACTAGAGTTTGGACTTTGAATCAATTTTAAATACACTTGTTGCTTTGCAGTTTGACTCCAAGGAAACATCTGAGTCAGTTTCATCTGTTGATGACTCCCCTGAGAATGTTCGTCAAGTTAAGGAATGGGAGTTGAGGGGGTTACAAGAGACAGTAGCTACTACCCAAGGAATAACTATTAGAAGACGGCCTCCGACAGGGCCTCCTTTGCACTATGTGGGTCCTTTTGAGTTTCGGCTACAAAATGAAGGAAATACGCCTCGAAATATTTTGGAGGAAATAATTTGGAACAAGGACATAGAAGTCTCACAGGTATTCTAGGGTCTTTTGCCCTCTCTGACAGCCACTTAAATGTTGTCGTTCTTTCCATAATACTCGTTTTGCATAGTCATCCTGTAAGCTGGTAGTTCCTTTTTAGTGGAAAGCGAGAAGATCGCTTGGATCTTTGAAGACAGCTCTTGATAATGCTTCTCCAACGAGGGATTTCATTGGAGCTCTAAGAATGGCGCACCAGCGAACGGGATTGCCTGGTTTAATTGCCGAGGTTAAAAAAGCTTCGCCTAGTAGAGGTGTCCTGAGAGAGGACTTTGATCCGGTATTTTCTTCATCTTTTTCCCTGTATATTGGGTATGCAGTATTGCTGGTTTCTTAATAGAAAATTTCTGCTGTAGATATCTTTAGCCTATAGTGATCAGGCTTAACACCAACTAGTATAGAGCCCGTGCGAATGCACGGTATTTTAATTTGTCGTGTGTAGAGAACTTAATAATTAGAgctaataatatataaatgaactttgaattttatttttaattatctacaattgttaatgtgtaaaaatactaagaattaaaatacagcgaattttacatttttactcgcgataagtttatgattaaaaaaataagattgttagtttaattacaaaaacttatgcttatttttacgcatttgaagcatataactatttttgtaatttttgtcacAATATACAGAGTAACAATTTAAATAGAGTAAAAAATTTAAagaatagaaaagtgaaaagcaCACATTGActttaataatatgagtaaaatctgcatacgttttaaatataatatttacGACATTTAAGATACATATATTGGACtaatgagataataatgaataaaatacattTGACCCAACTATAAAAGCTACCGTGTTTATAAGATACTATGACACATAAAAGGCATATATTAGGTCCAATACATATCTAGATAAAGTTAGGCCCAATTTCTAGTTAAaatcatttaggcgggaaaattttcagttttcttattcttttagtataaggagATGTGCATGATGTGATTTTGTCAAGAATATCGTAGTAGCTGATATCACCAGGTGGTCAGCATGCCTTACTACGGTCGATGATTTATAAAATTGTAGGTTCGTAGCTATAACATGATTGAGGACAAAAATGCTTTCTCTCTGTTCTGAAGGGCCTTCTGAGTTGAAAAAAGAGTACGACTAGTAGGCACATAATAGAGGTATCAATTATTTTCCTCGGACTCTTCAATTATTATTCAGTTACCCATGTGAAATACCCATGTCAGACATGGACACTCATCCATGGTCACGGATACTTGACACTTCATTTTAAgcctaaaaaatatatataagaaAGTAAAAAATTAACCTAGTCTAAACTCTGAAGGACATTGTTCTTTAATTTCCATCTAAAATTATATAGGCGCTTCTTTGGTCGGGGCACATAATGGCTCTATTCTTCTCTCAGTTCTTAatgtattaatttttttttgtctaatGTTCCTGTAATTGTTTCCTTTTCGGGTCTTGTTGGTGGAAGTCAAATCCTTTACCAAGTAGTGGTTATTTTTTAGATAGCTAATTTAGAAAAATAGGAAAGAGGAAATTTTCTTACGTAAAGGTTATCGATACAGGTTGAGATAGCCAGAGCTTATGAGAAAGGTGGAGCTGCATGTATAAGTGTTCTGACAGATAAAAAGTATTTTCAGGTAAAGTCGCCATTCTCAACCTTTATTCAACAATTTAAAAATCGCCTATGTCATTACAGATATCATAAAATTGtcttattttttttctttgttgaagggaAGCTTTGAAAATCTCGAGGCTATACGTAATGCCGGAGTAAAGGTTTGAGTCTTTGAAAGTTGTATTATTTACTTTGGACATTGGATTCTCGTACTCTAAAATGCAACATCAAATGATCTAACAGCATTTTGTTAGTGCAGTGCCCTTTGTTATGCAAAGAGTTTATAGTAGAGGCTTGGCAAATATACTATGCAAGGACAAAAGGGGCTGATGCAATTCTCTTGATTGCTGCTATTCTGACTGATCTAGACATCAAATACTTGTCAAAGATAAGCAAAATATTGGGTCTATCAGTGCTAGTTGAGGTGACAAAACAGAGCTCTTCCCCTTATATTTAATCAATTATATCCATACTTCTTAGGCTGAAGTACTTGCTGCATTTGATAAAGGCCTATTACTAAAacttttttatttcgaatacacgGCTGCTGTATAGACTCAAAATTTCCAAGATTGATGCTTTTTGGTGAATGGCTCGCTATTATATGGTTTTGGATTGTGATGGAATAAAAAAAGGCCAAGTAGAGTGCTTCTTTTCATAGTAAAGTAGCAGTCATCTGAAGCAATTTCGGACGCAATATTCCGTTATGGGTCATTTGAAAGCAGCCTCTGTGCGTTTACAGCACAGGGGTAAGGCTACATGCTTTTGACCCTTAGCCTGCCATTTGCGGGGGTAATGCTCTAGTATTCTTTATTGAATGGAATGAGAGTAGCTAATTCTTATTGTTAGAGCAGAGATTTGCTTATTGCGTTAGATAAGATAGTTAATTGAGGAAATGAAAACAGATCACAGAAAGAGCAAGTCTATCATGCGTTACACTGTTAAAAACTCTCCTGATATTCTCTATAAAGTAGCACCCAGGGTGCTCTACTCTACTCCAGAAAGCCTCACTGCTAGTAGATCTGCCAAATAAGATCAAAACAACCATGAAGGCATCAACCCTTATAGTTGGGATTAGCGTACAAGTTGATCTTAATCCCATGTCTTTATTTGATCAATCTAGCTTTTGTGAACTTCAAGATCGTGGATCAAACTGAAGTGACTCTTGTTCAGCTATTTTTTCATGCAATTTTAGAGCTTTTGCTTGAAAGAACAAGTTTTTGTGTTCGTCTTGCAACAAGAACAGTTTTGAGTAATTCTAGTTAGATTGTTAGGGACTTAAGCTTACGACTTATTCTGGTGTACTTCAAAATTTCACAACTGAGAGTTCTTTAATGAAATATATTTCCATGACAGGTCCATAATGAAAGGGAAATGGACCGTGTGCTTAATATTGAAGGAATTGCGCTGATAGGAATAAACAATCGCGACCTTGGTAAGGCTTCTTCTGAACTCTTTGAAGATGGGCCATTTCGAAACTTCATTGCTCATGAACTCAAATTGTTTTTTGTTGATAAATGCATTGACTTGTTGCAATTATCTGTTTCCTTTTGTCATTTACAAAAATGGCATTTCTTTGAGCATTGACAGAGACGTTCAAGGTTGATATTAGTAACACGAGGAAACTTCTTGATGCTAGACGTATGGAAATTATTCGCGAGAAAGGCATTATTGTGAGTTTATTCTCATCTATTCCAGCTATACCCTATATCGTTGCATGTTAATCGTACAGATCTAAGTATACTGGCTAAATTTGTTTCTCCCCGATGCTGAACATTTTTCTGGTAATTCAGGTGGTTGGTGAATCTGGATTATTCACTCCTGCTGATATTGCTTATGTACAAGAGGCAGGTGTTGAAGCGGTGAGTGGGCACAAATTTTTATACATCTTGCTTGCAATTTCAATTGATTCTTAGCGCCTTTCGTCTTTATACAGGCTGTCATATTTTGCATAGTTGAGAGTTGAGACTTTCCGGATGGTTGGTTTGTAAAGGACTTTATGAGAGCTAAAGAGTGTCTAATCAAAATGGTTCTGGATCACGATGGAATAAAACAAAGTTGTTTACGTTACTAGCTATGCTTCTTATTATAAAGTAGCAGTCTTTGAATGTCATTTTCGACCTATTTTTCTTAATTCCTTCATTCGAATGGAAGGATTTGAAGGGAAAGCGAAGGGGACAATTCAGTTATACAAGGGGTGGAAACAACTAAATTCCTTTAAACATAGGAAAAAATTGGACAGTAAACGACCTTACTCCCCATCTCTCTGGAAACACAGTGTAAGGCTGTTTACATCGAATCTTGCCTTATTCCGCCATATTTGGGAACCCTTGGGGCAGAGGGCAGTGGTGTCAGTTTATGTTGTTATCATTTGATAAGAGCTAATTATTTAAAAACCGCTTGTCCACTTGATACACTACTTTTACAAACCTTTTACCACTACTTGTGTTAATCCTTACTTCTACACGGAGCTGCTTAATGCTAATGTTCTGATGTGATACCACTACTACATCTTGCAGGTTTTGGTCGGGGAGTCTCTAGTAAAACAAGCTGATCCCGCCAAGGGAATCGCTGATCTTTTTGGTAAAGATATCTCTCAATGAGACTTCATTCCACGGACTACCAAGGAGCAAGCAACAAAGTTGTATGTCCACTGTTGCTCTTCATACTTGTAATTCTGTATACATTACTAGGCGGTTTTCATTTCGGTTGCAGGTTCACCTGTACAAAATGTGGTTACCTGTGGCTGTGGctgtaaaaaataaaatattcataTTCTTTCCTTCTTAAAGCAACCACCTAATAGCAATTTTTTGTCGATTTTATATTTAACTCGTATCAAGAAAAAATTCTAGTCATCATTTGATGTACACATTGTTCTTTAGGACTTAAATTTCAGTACCTATGAGTTCATGTTCTTGCTTGATGTTAactttgttaggattcattaatctcaaaagtttacatattcatatataaattaatttatttggtcataaaataaatacaagatcttatgcatgcaaacataaaacaaggtagagaagaaaccgtcacttcttacattgatgttttggattttgggcaccaacaagatctcctacttgttagttcttaagctttccaacaatggatgaacatggttcaaattagaatctctcccaaaagcatatacccaagaaaacccttaataaccaatattattatgaactagtaataatattaatcttacttaaaattaggacacaaaatattaattttgttctcctctatttcggttaagaggagaggattttTATGAGTTTTCTATCTCTAAAAAATGTTTTTTTAGAGAGtatttttctaacactagaaaaattaaGTAAAGtggtgaatgaataatagaggaaaaaccctctTATCTTTTcctctagaaaaccggtggggaggggggaAGGGTGGCCAatgtgtcacggtccgctacttttgccggactgtggcgcgcacctttgcccgtctcaaggcaagatgtaagcgacaaggatcttcgtactagtgagggatcgcccactagcacgatactcgggtctcggggtgtgagtcgggatcctagtgtcgatcccacaaacacggcttgttagtaaagtgaaggctaagagtcgttcacaacaaagcaacaacaagcaatacgaaggcacaaggtaggaagtagattttcattcactagtactccctaaaaagggaaatatgatagttacatcttggtagcaggaaacattgattttacaagtttagttcagaatagcgatatacctatttatggaaacctattctaaaactactaagaaaatacttactacaaatgtacaatggaaatgaaattacataagcataaataaatctaagggttcaagtgtgcggatcgtcacactctcccccacctaatctgttgccccTCGACAACACAAAAATCTTGAATGGTGCTTCGatgagacatcctcggtgagctcgACCGTCCATGCGGTGTTGGGGATTGGCTTGTACAACTCGGCTTGAATGTGCGCTTCGTCCCAAACAATGACTGGCCTCTTCGTCCCTTCAAGGATAGGCTGGAGTTCCTAGACATAGAAGCtgccgaacatcatgttctccaagtccACCACGTGCTCCTTGTCTCTCGGGAAAGTCCACTTTGCCGCTGCTTGAAAAGTCCTCTCTCGGGATTCCTTCAAGTGCGGCCCCAACGGACCTTCATCTTGTCTCTCGTCACTTCAAAGACTCGCATTCAAGGGAATGTGAGATCTCCAGACGTCGAATCGATTTCGGCGCGGccccgatggtacgaggccttctttcttgggtcgatgacccgcaaaccaggacgtcgattcggacatcgacgcggccccgatggtacgaggccttatctcCTGGGTCGACCGACCCGcaaaaccaggacgtcgattcaagaCATCGACGcggcctacttctttgggcatctcggccctcattgtctactcctcggtgagagggtagactcttctttcgtccccggccacttagcatcgtagttagctttgagtcttgttcgccctcggctccaccgaacctttaggcattctccaaggtcgcatcccttgtttcggcgtcggtatcaccctcatagccgaaattcgatcttgccccttgtcttcgtcgccgtctcaccgtcttcactacgatagaccccattagtagcatcgatccgtcactcggtttcaataccaccaatgctttctgaaagaactgcatcccgagtactaacttgaagtcatccagcggaacggtggtgaagtcgagctcccctgcccactcacccacttggaccgcgaccttcttagccactccttggacgcgtctcatttTCCCATCGACAGCTTCAGCAAACACGTTAGCATCCcgcagaactagccccaaccgatccgcttcctctttcgtaacaaagttatgggaggcgcccgagtcgatcaaggctcgtgcttgcttcccattcaccatcaagtccacgtgcatgagcccgttggatttcttggcggaggaatcttcgtatttccccatcgcgctgatccgttggagtgagcccatccgtggttggtcttcaccatcactcgagtcttcgttacactcttggtgatagtcggccaacgccccatcaagacgttcttgagcccctttcggcatctgcttgaacatggcattgaactccgctttgttcggacaatcggccatcttgtgaggacccttgcacacaaaacacgcgaacggtctcttcgtagtagaagcagtagagtttcccgccttcgaagacgagcttgagggcgagtttgtagtgctcgccgattgggcttgacttccttgtgagcggaaccgactgttcccaactgaaatggcgctgttttgtggcctttgtccattgtacccactttgtgacacaccagtattccccgttggtgccacaactcttggtgcctctcgctccccGTGAAAGTCGAGCGGGCGCTCCGCGATCGATATGGCCAAGacgagttttgggattctgcctcatgacctcctgttgagcccacctcttcaacccatcaatgaattcgaatgtcctgtccgtctcggacatttcggtaatctcgagcatgcttgctgagaattccctcacatattctcggattgatttggtgtgcttgatttccttcaacttcttccgagcaacaaactccgtgttctcggggtagaagtgatccttcaagatcttcttgaagtcggcccacgatgtcaccgtaatcgtgcccgcatcgatttccttgtacctagccctccaccacatcttggcatcgtcgactagatacatgcttgcagtgacaacttccgcgtcttcgtcgagcccacttactcggaagtattgctccacatcgaagataaagttatcgaccgctttcgaatcccttgccccatcgtaggcacgaggtggaggtgccttcaccttatggctccccacagatttcccgtcattggccaccgctttcacgagcgtggcgcaagtgttctctaacatctcgacttttcgatgcagatgattgatctcttcctcccgatcgtcggggatcgcaccactgatcgctAGGATGCGGGTTTCcatcccgtccaccttcgtctcaaggtcacaaaccgtcttttgcaactcctcgaggctcgcagccatccgcataacgatgtcctcgagtttgggaagcttgacgtcgattgtgtcctctaaggcatccactcggtcctcgattgtttcgcccattttctcgatctcgataaaCAAATTCGGCTTGCAAAcgcccgtccgaagaccgggctctgataccaaatgtcaaggtccgctacttttgccggaccgtggcacGCAcctttgcccgtctcaaggcaagatgcaagcgacaaggatcttcgtactagtgagggatcgcccactagcacgatactcgagtctcggggtgtgagtcgggatcctagtgtcgatcccacaaacacggcttgttagtaaagtgaaggctaagagtcgttcacaacaaagcaacaacaagcaatacgaaggcacaaggtaggaagtagattttcattcactagtactccctaaagagggaaatatgatagttacatcctggtagcaggaaacattgattttacaagtttagttcagaatagcgatatacctatttatggaaacctattctaaaactactaagaaaatacttactacaaatgtacaatggaaatgaaattacataagcataaataaatctaagggttcaagtgtgcggatcgtcacacaaTGCATGAGCTTGTATTCTTCCCAATAaataataggtttgcatggctattcaCTAGGgtgatcattgtgttttccatttaaaataattaacacaatttaaaaacTCTAACCCTCCTCATTTCGGCACACttcaacataaaatggaaggtccattttatttttgtcatttgtcagttgtgacatatgtgacatgttacttgacatgtgaaattgtaatgtatttttaacatattaaaaatcaacatactcataaaatatgtcatatacaaaatcgactagtaattcgtaattacttgtaccaaaacggtttatcaaattataaattacaa
The Silene latifolia isolate original U9 population chromosome 11, ASM4854445v1, whole genome shotgun sequence genome window above contains:
- the LOC141612173 gene encoding indole-3-glycerol phosphate synthase, chloroplastic-like, encoding MEGVMALTSPTTITTKPTVFLQRLSIRRACISMDFRQRNACFIRAQQFDSKETSESVSSVDDSPENVRQVKEWELRGLQETVATTQGITIRRRPPTGPPLHYVGPFEFRLQNEGNTPRNILEEIIWNKDIEVSQWKARRSLGSLKTALDNASPTRDFIGALRMAHQRTGLPGLIAEVKKASPSRGVLREDFDPVEIARAYEKGGAACISVLTDKKYFQGSFENLEAIRNAGVKCPLLCKEFIVEAWQIYYARTKGADAILLIAAILTDLDIKYLSKISKILGLSVLVEVHNEREMDRVLNIEGIALIGINNRDLETFKVDISNTRKLLDARRMEIIREKGIIVVGESGLFTPADIAYVQEAGVEAVLVGESLVKQADPAKGIADLFGKDISQ